In one Asterias amurensis chromosome 9, ASM3211899v1 genomic region, the following are encoded:
- the LOC139941393 gene encoding uncharacterized protein, which yields MSGAKQFVDAAIVDNKVVVFSKTYCPYCKMAKSALDKCGGKYKVIELENRSDADAIQDYLLKLTGGRSVPRVFIGGKFVGGGTEVEQLKKDNKLTPMLQAVGAL from the exons ATGTCGGGTGCTAAACAATTCGTAGACGCTGCAATTGTTGACAACAAG GTGGTTGTATTTTCCAAGACGTATTGCCCCTACTGCAAGATGGCCAAAAGTGCCCTGGACAAGTGTGGTGGTAAATATAAGGTGATCGAGCTGGAGAACCGGAGCGACGCGGATGCCATCCAAGACTACCTGCTCAAGCTGACTGGAGGAAGAAGT GTACCACGTGTCTTTATTGGCGGAAAGTTTGTCGGCGGTGGAACTGAAGTTGAACAACTGAAGAAGGACAACAAGCTAACACCAATGCTGCAGGCTGTCGGTGCTCTTTAA
- the LOC139941390 gene encoding monocarboxylate transporter 13-like: MSPKKWRWMILISKSINSFITLGMFKGMGVFIPYFVDHFQTSVASVGLALGLFGSLCSLIAPVASAMTCYGPRKLVMIGGAVTAIGIIGAATSSSILHLAMWLSLSSIGESLVLLPSFKPLMDYFPESFATVNGLSLAVGTFGMMLFPPFSEWLIEKCGWRGALCVLGAVNFNLCATGALFRPLADKQRTAVSQMGYQQVRDQELTNECAENNHSSGLVGGCWQHFRTIFSVLKAKFDTTLFVDEPWFTLFLVGFFFSGAVYAGWHLFLVPHAITLGYGSQLSSFLSTFGGIGSFVGRLSNGFLIDNNLIRPVNLFIVASFICGMTCLADPLAVSSFVALSVLAAITGLVVGFIYPLTFVIVNTIAEGREMAAIGWLYVFLGAGHMFGGYFTGWMKDLTQDYGVVFMSYGMMSLVVVVLMMGPKLNRLCCHSDS; this comes from the exons ATGTCTCCCAAAAAGTGGCGGTGGATGATTCTTATATCAAAGTCAATCAACTCATTCATTACTTTGGGTATGTTTAAAGGTATGGGTGTTTTTATTCCCTATTTCGTGGACCACTTCCAGACATCCGTTGCTTCGGTGGGTCTTGCCCTGGGACTGTTCGGTAGTTTGTGCTCATTGATTG CCCCTGTTGCCAGTGCGATGACGTGTTACGGGCCAAGGAAACTTGTGATGATTGGTGGAGCTGTTACTGCAATCGGAATTATTGGCGCAGCTACGTCATCGTCCATCCTTCATCTTGCCATGTGGTTATCGTTATCAA GTATCGGAGAATCTTTGGTTTTGCTTCCATCGTTCAAACCTCTCATGGACTATTTCCCGGAAAGCTTTGCTACCGTAAACGGGCTTTCATTAGCAGTTGGGACGTTCGGCATGATGCTCTTCCCGCCCTTTTCCGAATGGTTAATAGAGAAGTGTGGATGGAGGGGCGCCCTCTGTGTCCTTGGTGCCGTCAACTTTAATTTGTGCGCCACTGGGGCCCTCTTCAGACCGTTAGCAGACAAACAACGAACAGCGGTGTCACAAATGGGATATCAGCAAGTTCGTGACCAAGAATTGACAAATGAGTGTGCAGAAAATAATCACTCTAGTGGATTAGTGGGAGGTTGTTGGCAACACTTTCGAACAATATTCTCTGTTCTGAAAGCTAAATTTGACACGACGTTATTTGTCGACGAACCGTGGTTTACTTTGTTTCTGGTGGGGTTCTTTTTCAGCGGAGCGGTGTATGCTGGTTGGCATTTGTTTCTCGTTCCGCACGCCATAACCCTTGGTTACGGGTcccagttgtcttcatttttatCAACATTTGGCGGGATTGGTTCGTTCGTAGGTCGCCTCTCGAATGGTTTCTTGATTGATAACAACCTCATCAGACCAGTGAATCTTTTCATCGTTGCGTCATTCATCTGTGGGATGACGTGTCTCGCTGACCCCCTAGCCGTTTCATCTTTCGTTGCTTTGTCTGTTCTTGCCGCAATAACTGGACTCGTTGTTGGGTTCATCTACCCATTGACTTTCGTCATCGTAAACACTATTGCCGAAGGACGAGAAATGGCGGCAATCGGATGGCTTTACGTGTTTCTGGGAGCCGGTCATATGTTTGGCGGCTACTTTACAG GCTGGATGAAAGATCTGACTCAAGATTACGGGGTTGTGTTTATGTCGTATGGAATGATGTCTCTTGTAGTCGTGGTGTTAATGATGGGTCCAAAACTGAATCGACTTTGCTGCCACTCTGACTCTTAA